In Dehalococcoidia bacterium, one genomic interval encodes:
- a CDS encoding MFS transporter: MVSFITRAPRSRRTLIFGSTMHVWSDLFFALLVPLLPLMKEDMGLSFTQVGMLRSVFSGATAILQVPAGLLAESAGEFWMLILGNMWVSAGLVAMAMAPVFLVLLLVSGICGLGGGTQHPLASSMVSRAYDDRGRATAVGTVNFAGDLGKMLAPLVAGLIAIRFGWRETFLIVGLSGFVFMVATMFTRRSVDIGKPSASTAGSGDSGGEDTSGARLGGFITLSGVGVLDSAVRTSALVFLPFVMDAKDMGPGQISAMLFLLFGGGAFGKFVCGWLGDRMDTISLIWATKGLTALLLVATLATPVLLMAPVMVLIGIGLNGTSSVLYATVADLVPPGRRARFYGFFYTTNEIGTVAAPLAYGLVADIFSLSTTMIVMGVATAAILPASLTLRRHLKDVSF; encoded by the coding sequence ATGGTCTCGTTCATCACCAGAGCACCTAGGTCGCGCCGCACACTGATCTTCGGCTCCACCATGCACGTGTGGAGCGACCTGTTCTTCGCACTGCTCGTGCCTCTGCTCCCCCTCATGAAGGAGGACATGGGGCTGTCGTTCACTCAGGTGGGTATGCTGCGTTCGGTCTTTAGCGGCGCGACAGCAATCCTACAGGTGCCGGCCGGCCTGCTCGCAGAATCAGCGGGCGAGTTCTGGATGCTGATCCTGGGGAACATGTGGGTGTCGGCGGGACTGGTCGCGATGGCGATGGCCCCGGTCTTCCTGGTGCTCCTTCTTGTTTCTGGCATCTGCGGACTCGGGGGCGGCACCCAGCATCCCCTCGCGTCCAGCATGGTGTCCCGCGCCTACGACGACAGGGGTCGCGCCACCGCCGTGGGCACGGTCAACTTCGCAGGCGACCTCGGCAAGATGCTCGCGCCGCTCGTTGCGGGGCTTATCGCCATAAGGTTTGGATGGCGCGAGACCTTCCTGATCGTCGGGCTGTCCGGGTTCGTCTTCATGGTCGCCACCATGTTCACACGTCGCTCCGTCGACATCGGCAAGCCCTCCGCGAGCACTGCGGGCAGTGGTGATAGCGGAGGGGAAGACACGTCGGGGGCCCGACTCGGCGGCTTCATCACCCTGAGCGGCGTCGGAGTGCTCGACTCGGCTGTTCGCACATCTGCGCTGGTCTTCCTGCCGTTCGTGATGGACGCGAAGGACATGGGTCCCGGACAGATCAGCGCAATGCTATTCCTGCTTTTCGGAGGCGGCGCGTTTGGGAAGTTCGTCTGCGGCTGGCTAGGCGACCGCATGGACACCATCAGCCTGATCTGGGCGACCAAGGGGCTGACCGCTCTGCTTCTTGTCGCTACCCTCGCCACGCCAGTGCTGCTGATGGCACCAGTCATGGTGCTTATAGGCATCGGTCTCAACGGAACATCGTCGGTGCTGTACGCAACAGTCGCCGACCTTGTGCCACCCGGTCGCCGCGCGAGGTTCTACGGTTTCTTCTACACCACCAACGAGATCGGCACAGTGGCGGCACCACTGGCATACGGACTCGTGGCCGACATCTTCAGCCTCAGCACTACGATGATAGTGATGGGCGTCGCTA
- a CDS encoding bifunctional nuclease family protein gives MSSPSLPPRPSLEQIRKRAKDLLKALRGRQPAALARLKAAIPRYSGLSDDDLTELALSLRDAQRVIAFEYGFSDWPSMRAYIEQKERAAMIEMTVDHVRVNIPGNQRVVVLKAKEINRYLPIWIGQSEGDAIALSLQGQQPTRPMTHDLTDAIIRGLDATVDRVVVTEMRDDTFISHVTVKSNGTTFETDSRPSDAIALAVRSGAQVLVAPEVLEEAGIDFDPETGKPTSPNRVWPEFSVLAPEVSGPHHHHPSHG, from the coding sequence ATGTCCTCTCCCTCTCTTCCGCCGCGCCCAAGCCTTGAGCAGATCAGGAAACGGGCCAAAGATCTCCTGAAAGCGCTCCGAGGCCGCCAGCCCGCCGCTCTTGCACGCCTGAAAGCGGCGATTCCTCGATACTCGGGCCTGTCCGACGACGACCTTACTGAGCTTGCTCTATCTTTGCGCGACGCTCAGCGTGTCATCGCCTTCGAGTACGGGTTCTCCGACTGGCCGTCCATGCGCGCTTACATCGAACAGAAAGAGAGAGCAGCCATGATTGAAATGACAGTCGATCACGTCAGAGTAAACATCCCCGGCAACCAGCGCGTTGTGGTGCTGAAGGCCAAGGAGATAAACAGGTACCTGCCGATCTGGATCGGTCAATCGGAAGGAGACGCCATAGCGCTGTCGCTCCAGGGTCAGCAGCCGACCAGACCCATGACACACGACCTGACAGATGCGATCATTCGAGGTCTGGATGCCACCGTTGATCGAGTCGTCGTCACCGAGATGCGTGATGACACCTTCATCTCGCATGTGACAGTGAAGTCCAACGGCACGACCTTCGAGACCGATTCCAGACCGAGTGACGCAATTGCGCTTGCTGTGCGCAGTGGTGCTCAGGTCCTCGTGGCACCTGAAGTGCTGGAAGAGGCCGGGATCGACTTCGACCCGGAGACCGGCAAGCCGACCTCACCGAACAGGGTATGGCCGGAATTCTCAGTACTGGCACCTGAAGTGTCAGGACCGCATCATCATCACCCCTCCCACGGCTGA